One part of the Bdellovibrio bacteriovorus genome encodes these proteins:
- the rbfA gene encoding 30S ribosome-binding factor RbfA — MKNMGDGRRVARVEREIQATIAQFLIRGFKTPLPGLVTVASVKMPADLRAAKVYVSVLGDEKQQDEALDLLQERAFEIQNYIGKELKMRYCPKLTFYLDHATEQVLKVEKILHELELERKANNPGEGSDESDDE; from the coding sequence ATGAAGAATATGGGTGATGGGCGCCGTGTTGCCCGCGTTGAGCGTGAAATTCAAGCGACCATTGCTCAGTTTCTGATTCGTGGTTTCAAAACACCGTTGCCAGGCCTGGTGACGGTGGCTTCAGTGAAAATGCCTGCGGACCTTCGTGCCGCGAAAGTCTATGTCAGTGTTCTTGGGGACGAAAAACAGCAGGATGAAGCGCTGGATCTTCTTCAGGAGCGTGCCTTTGAAATTCAGAACTACATCGGCAAAGAGCTGAAAATGCGCTATTGTCCGAAGTTGACCTTTTACTTGGATCACGCCACCGAGCAGGTGCTGAAGGTTGAAAAGATCCTTCACGAGCTTGAGCTCGAGCGTAAAGCCAACAATCCTGGCGAAGGTTCCGACGAATCCGATGACGAATAA
- the rpsO gene encoding 30S ribosomal protein S15: protein MAVTKDQTSQIVKKFKTSDLDTGSSEVQIALLTAKINDLTNHFAKHKKDHHGRRGLVTMVNKRRKLLDYLHRKDVKKYQDLIKALDIRDIRK, encoded by the coding sequence ATGGCAGTCACTAAAGATCAAACATCTCAGATCGTAAAGAAATTCAAAACTTCTGACCTGGACACTGGTTCCTCTGAAGTTCAAATCGCTCTTTTGACAGCGAAAATCAACGATTTGACAAACCACTTTGCGAAACACAAAAAAGACCACCACGGCCGTCGCGGTTTGGTGACTATGGTTAACAAAAGAAGAAAACTTTTGGATTACCTGCATCGCAAAGATGTTAAAAAATACCAAGACCTTATCAAGGCTTTGGATATCCGGGATATCCGTAAGTAA
- a CDS encoding GNAT family N-acetyltransferase — translation MHVEVLKGLHKPAMRALVEAIHAEQGLMPSFYWPQDLLGAELATAEAIGVFEGEVLTGFVLYRETPDVWEISLVATHPQFRRRGFMEHLLGHMIAAKGQGRALWLEVHEENVSAQKLYEKLGFTEVRRRPRYYKDGATAILYSLS, via the coding sequence ATGCACGTGGAAGTTCTGAAAGGGCTTCATAAGCCCGCAATGCGAGCCCTGGTGGAGGCGATTCATGCCGAGCAGGGGTTGATGCCGTCTTTTTACTGGCCCCAGGATCTTTTGGGCGCCGAGCTGGCCACGGCTGAAGCCATCGGCGTGTTCGAAGGCGAGGTTCTTACGGGTTTTGTCCTGTACCGTGAAACCCCGGATGTTTGGGAGATCTCTTTGGTGGCGACCCATCCTCAGTTTCGCCGTCGCGGGTTCATGGAGCACCTGTTGGGGCATATGATCGCCGCAAAGGGTCAAGGTCGGGCGCTGTGGCTGGAAGTCCATGAAGAGAATGTTTCAGCGCAAAAACTCTATGAAAAACTCGGGTTTACAGAAGTCCGCCGGCGTCCTCGGTACTATAAGGACGGGGCTACGGCGATTTTGTACTCACTGTCCTGA
- the rimP gene encoding ribosome maturation factor RimP, translated as MAKVEKIANDVAAAQGCLLYDIEFVGLGKGRTLRLFIDREEEGAISIDDCSNVSRGLSEILDADEEMIPGGEYNLEVSTPGLDRHLKKPWHFKKAIGKKVYIKTTKALETMGVEDKKWKNAKTVEEVLESADEQGVRFVVKDVEIKIPYAMIDRAKLVFEFTKGQKK; from the coding sequence ATGGCAAAAGTAGAAAAGATCGCCAACGACGTAGCGGCCGCGCAGGGCTGTTTGCTTTACGATATCGAATTCGTTGGTTTGGGCAAGGGGCGCACGCTTCGTCTTTTCATCGACAGAGAAGAAGAAGGCGCGATCAGCATTGATGATTGCTCCAATGTGTCCCGCGGCTTGAGCGAAATCCTGGATGCGGATGAAGAGATGATTCCTGGTGGCGAATACAATCTGGAGGTTTCCACTCCGGGGCTGGATCGTCATCTTAAGAAACCATGGCACTTTAAAAAAGCGATTGGCAAAAAGGTTTACATTAAAACCACCAAGGCGCTTGAAACCATGGGTGTGGAAGACAAGAAATGGAAAAACGCCAAAACCGTCGAAGAGGTTCTTGAATCCGCCGACGAGCAGGGCGTTCGCTTTGTTGTGAAGGACGTGGAGATCAAAATCCCGTACGCGATGATCGACAGGGCAAAATTGGTTTTTGAATTTACTAAAGGTCAGAAAAAGTAA
- the pnp gene encoding polyribonucleotide nucleotidyltransferase, translating into MKTTVTTSVGGKQITIETGRLAKQADGAALVSSGNNMVLVTATSSKKASELDFFPLTVEYIEKFYATGKIPGGYFKREAKPTNDAVLIARLIDRPIRPVFPEGYRHETQIVATVLSADGAFPLEILASLGASAALHCSDIPFNGPTAAVQVARVDGQFIANPTPQQMEKSDMDMIVAGTRNGLLMVEGETKFISEADALAALKFGHQSIIPLLNAQDELREKAGSVAKRAFTAPSIDADFKGKAEGLLRSKIAAALSIKEKQDRYAAANEAAAEAEKALLADITDKEVLKQRKKELNTIVEDLKYQEARSMILDRAVRIDGRDVKTVRPITNEVGILPRAHGSGLFTRGETQVLGTVTLGTADDEQMVDSLLGLQKRKFMLHYNFPPYSVGEVGRMSGTSRREIGHGNLAERAIKAVLPDFEKFPYTIRIVSEVLESNGSSSMGTVCSGIMALLDAGVPLKANVAGVAMGLIKEGDRVAVLTDILGDEDHLGDMDFKVAGSPAGITALQMDIKIDSVSFEVMEQALAQAKEGRAHILNEMEKVMKVPRGQISEFAPRIETIKIKPDKIREVIGSGGKVIRGITEATGVKIEIQDDGTINIASADPEATKKAIAMINDIIAEAEVGKTYKGRIVKIAEFGAFVEILPNTQGLLHISEIANERVRAVTDVLKEGEIIDVKVLEVDRAGRIKLSRKALLQ; encoded by the coding sequence ATGAAAACGACTGTCACGACATCGGTGGGTGGAAAACAAATTACCATCGAAACAGGCCGTTTGGCGAAACAAGCGGATGGCGCCGCTTTGGTAAGCTCCGGTAACAACATGGTTCTTGTTACTGCAACTTCCTCTAAAAAAGCCTCTGAACTGGATTTCTTCCCTCTGACTGTTGAGTACATCGAGAAGTTCTACGCAACAGGCAAAATCCCAGGTGGTTACTTCAAACGTGAAGCAAAACCAACCAACGATGCGGTTCTGATCGCTCGTCTTATCGATCGTCCTATCCGCCCTGTATTCCCTGAAGGCTACCGCCACGAAACACAAATCGTTGCGACGGTGTTGTCTGCGGATGGCGCATTCCCACTGGAAATTCTGGCGAGCCTTGGTGCATCCGCGGCTTTGCATTGCTCTGACATTCCATTCAACGGTCCTACTGCAGCTGTGCAAGTGGCTCGCGTTGACGGTCAGTTCATCGCCAACCCAACTCCACAACAAATGGAAAAGTCCGACATGGACATGATCGTTGCGGGTACTCGCAATGGTTTGTTGATGGTTGAAGGTGAAACGAAATTCATCTCTGAAGCAGACGCTTTGGCAGCTTTGAAATTCGGTCACCAGTCCATCATCCCTCTGTTGAACGCACAGGATGAGTTGCGTGAAAAAGCCGGCTCTGTGGCGAAACGTGCTTTCACGGCTCCATCCATCGATGCAGACTTCAAAGGCAAAGCTGAAGGCCTGTTGAGATCCAAAATTGCAGCGGCTCTTTCCATCAAAGAAAAGCAGGACCGCTATGCAGCTGCCAACGAAGCAGCGGCTGAAGCTGAAAAAGCTCTTCTTGCAGACATCACTGACAAAGAAGTTCTGAAGCAGCGTAAAAAAGAACTGAACACTATCGTTGAAGATCTGAAATACCAGGAAGCTCGTTCCATGATTCTGGACCGCGCTGTTCGTATTGATGGTCGTGACGTGAAAACTGTACGTCCGATCACGAACGAAGTGGGTATCCTGCCTCGTGCTCACGGTTCCGGCTTGTTCACTCGTGGTGAAACTCAAGTATTGGGTACTGTGACTTTGGGTACGGCTGACGACGAACAAATGGTTGATTCATTGTTGGGTCTTCAGAAACGCAAGTTCATGCTTCACTACAACTTCCCTCCATACTCTGTGGGTGAAGTGGGTCGTATGTCCGGTACCAGCCGTCGTGAAATCGGTCACGGAAACCTGGCTGAACGCGCGATCAAAGCGGTTCTTCCGGATTTCGAAAAGTTCCCTTACACAATCCGTATCGTGTCTGAAGTTCTGGAATCCAACGGTTCCTCTTCCATGGGTACAGTGTGCTCCGGTATCATGGCTTTGCTTGACGCCGGCGTTCCTTTGAAAGCCAACGTTGCCGGTGTGGCAATGGGTCTGATCAAAGAAGGTGACCGTGTTGCGGTTCTGACTGACATCCTTGGTGACGAAGATCACCTGGGTGACATGGACTTCAAAGTGGCGGGTTCTCCTGCCGGTATCACTGCTTTGCAGATGGATATCAAAATTGACTCCGTATCCTTCGAGGTGATGGAGCAGGCTTTGGCGCAAGCTAAAGAAGGCCGCGCTCACATCCTGAATGAAATGGAAAAAGTGATGAAGGTTCCTCGTGGTCAGATCTCTGAATTTGCACCTCGTATCGAAACCATCAAAATCAAGCCAGACAAGATCCGTGAAGTGATCGGCTCCGGTGGTAAAGTGATCCGTGGTATCACTGAAGCTACTGGCGTTAAGATCGAGATCCAGGACGACGGTACTATCAACATCGCGTCTGCTGATCCGGAAGCAACCAAGAAAGCAATTGCAATGATCAACGACATCATCGCTGAAGCTGAAGTGGGCAAGACCTACAAAGGCCGCATCGTGAAAATCGCTGAGTTCGGTGCTTTCGTTGAAATCCTTCCGAACACACAAGGTCTGTTGCACATCTCTGAGATCGCCAACGAACGTGTACGCGCAGTGACTGACGTACTTAAAGAAGGCGAAATCATCGATGTGAAAGTTCTTGAAGTGGACCGCGCTGGTCGCATCAAGCTTTCCCGCAAGGCTTTGCTACAGTAA
- the infB gene encoding translation initiation factor IF-2 gives MSNPKVFEFAKEIGMTPLALMDKIREWHLPVKSHMAELEPEVLEQIKIKLSGGEKSADEAKPKKTAARKAAPKKAAAAAPAPEADASAAAAKTPVIRRKKDEVPAEAPKAKVVAKPEGEVEEAAAAPKTTRVVVKKPAVKAEAEEVEETPEVEAAPVEEKAPAKAAVKEEAPAPVEKAEPVVAKETPAAPVAPAAPEAPAPQARKKEVVVGTSGVSSSATPASAPKRNIIGRMDLSRVQSQAPQRPQGERPAGGFTPRAGGEQRGASASFTGQRPGGFNRPAGGAPTRNIRTGFVAANQPPEPIADAGADRGGRDFDKRKRFGAPAAPAAAGPGATGRGGEKEEEVVSFNAVEFRKREMVFQPKKKKGMLERDAMKTQITTPSAHKRVVKVNNTMKLSDLAMEMGLKAPQLVRELMKQGVMANMNMDLDFDTIALIVPEFGWEAQNVFKTADEVAEQTAFGDLDAAPVTRPPVVTVMGHVDHGKTSLLDAIRNADVAKGEAGGITQHIGAYSVKIEDGSLITFLDTPGHEAFTAMRARGANATDIAIIVVAADDGMMPQTQEAINHAKAAGVPIIVAVNKIDKPGANPERIKQQLTELEIVPEEWGGSTIFCEVSALKKTGITELLEQIKLVAEVAELKANPKRSGTGLVIEAKMEKGKGPVATLLVKDGTVEVGQYIVAGTMKGRVRSLTNDRGERVQSAGPGIPVEVLGLEAVPAAGDKFDIVKDEVTATKVSELRKEQAEKAAAAPAAKLSLDEVFAKVKAGDVKELAIVLKADVHGSLEAINGMLAKLSTPEVKARVIHSAVGGINEGDIVLANTAKGIVLGFNVRPDLGAQAKAKQMGVDVRTYSIVYELIDQMKAAMGGLLSPDIVEEVLGRAEVRNVFTVPKVGTIAGCFVIDGKVQRNASIRLLRENKIVYEGKIASLKRFKDDAKEVASGYECGIGIENYNDVKVGDQMEAFVKKEVARELEGGAN, from the coding sequence GTGAGTAATCCAAAGGTTTTTGAATTTGCAAAAGAGATCGGGATGACCCCGCTGGCCCTCATGGACAAGATCCGCGAGTGGCATTTGCCGGTGAAGAGCCACATGGCGGAGCTGGAGCCCGAAGTTCTGGAGCAGATTAAAATTAAACTCAGCGGCGGAGAAAAATCCGCTGACGAGGCGAAACCAAAAAAGACAGCGGCTCGCAAAGCGGCGCCGAAAAAGGCGGCTGCAGCTGCTCCGGCTCCTGAAGCAGATGCTTCTGCGGCGGCGGCAAAAACTCCTGTGATTCGTCGTAAAAAAGACGAAGTGCCTGCCGAGGCTCCAAAAGCCAAAGTGGTGGCGAAGCCTGAAGGCGAAGTTGAAGAGGCGGCAGCGGCTCCTAAAACCACACGTGTCGTGGTGAAAAAGCCGGCTGTAAAAGCGGAAGCGGAGGAAGTTGAAGAAACTCCGGAAGTGGAAGCGGCCCCGGTTGAAGAAAAAGCCCCAGCAAAAGCGGCAGTGAAAGAGGAAGCTCCGGCGCCGGTTGAAAAGGCCGAGCCTGTGGTTGCCAAAGAAACTCCTGCGGCACCGGTGGCGCCAGCGGCTCCTGAAGCTCCGGCTCCTCAGGCCCGCAAGAAGGAAGTTGTTGTGGGCACGAGCGGTGTATCCAGCTCGGCCACACCGGCTTCTGCTCCTAAAAGAAATATCATCGGACGCATGGATCTTTCCCGCGTTCAGTCCCAGGCTCCGCAGCGCCCTCAAGGCGAGCGCCCTGCAGGTGGATTCACTCCACGTGCCGGTGGCGAGCAGCGCGGTGCCAGTGCAAGCTTCACCGGACAGCGTCCGGGGGGCTTCAATCGCCCTGCGGGCGGAGCGCCAACGCGCAACATCCGTACAGGCTTCGTAGCTGCGAATCAGCCGCCTGAACCTATTGCGGATGCAGGTGCGGATCGCGGTGGTCGTGACTTCGACAAGCGCAAGCGTTTTGGTGCCCCTGCGGCGCCAGCGGCTGCGGGTCCGGGTGCGACAGGTCGCGGAGGCGAAAAAGAGGAAGAAGTTGTTTCATTCAATGCGGTTGAGTTCCGTAAGCGTGAGATGGTCTTCCAACCGAAAAAGAAAAAAGGCATGTTGGAGCGTGACGCTATGAAAACACAGATCACGACTCCATCCGCTCACAAGCGTGTTGTAAAAGTGAATAACACGATGAAGTTGAGCGACCTTGCCATGGAAATGGGTCTGAAGGCTCCTCAACTGGTTCGTGAACTGATGAAACAGGGTGTGATGGCCAACATGAACATGGATCTGGATTTCGACACGATCGCGTTGATCGTGCCTGAGTTCGGCTGGGAAGCACAAAACGTATTTAAAACGGCGGACGAAGTTGCTGAACAGACGGCATTCGGTGATCTGGATGCAGCTCCAGTGACTCGTCCTCCAGTAGTGACTGTTATGGGTCACGTCGATCACGGTAAAACATCCCTTTTGGATGCGATTCGCAATGCGGACGTGGCCAAAGGTGAGGCCGGCGGTATCACGCAGCACATCGGTGCTTATAGCGTGAAAATCGAAGATGGCAGCCTGATCACATTCCTGGATACTCCGGGCCACGAAGCCTTCACGGCAATGCGTGCCCGTGGTGCCAATGCCACTGACATCGCGATCATCGTGGTGGCGGCGGATGACGGTATGATGCCTCAGACTCAAGAGGCGATTAACCACGCCAAAGCAGCGGGCGTACCAATCATCGTGGCAGTGAATAAAATTGATAAACCAGGCGCCAACCCAGAGCGTATCAAGCAACAGTTGACTGAGCTTGAAATCGTTCCTGAGGAGTGGGGTGGATCCACGATCTTCTGCGAAGTTTCCGCTTTGAAGAAGACGGGTATCACCGAATTGCTTGAACAGATCAAACTGGTTGCGGAAGTGGCCGAGTTGAAAGCGAATCCAAAACGCTCCGGTACCGGTCTGGTGATCGAAGCGAAGATGGAAAAAGGCAAAGGCCCTGTGGCGACTTTGCTGGTTAAAGACGGTACGGTTGAAGTGGGTCAGTACATCGTTGCTGGCACCATGAAAGGCCGCGTTCGTTCTTTGACCAATGACCGTGGTGAGCGCGTTCAGTCTGCGGGTCCTGGTATCCCTGTTGAGGTGCTGGGTCTTGAGGCGGTTCCTGCGGCCGGTGACAAGTTCGACATCGTGAAAGACGAAGTCACGGCGACCAAGGTTTCTGAATTGAGAAAAGAACAGGCTGAAAAAGCTGCAGCGGCTCCGGCGGCAAAACTGTCTCTGGATGAGGTGTTTGCGAAGGTGAAAGCCGGTGACGTGAAAGAGCTTGCGATCGTCTTGAAAGCCGATGTGCATGGTTCTTTGGAAGCGATCAACGGCATGCTTGCGAAACTTTCCACTCCGGAAGTTAAAGCCCGTGTTATCCACTCTGCAGTGGGTGGTATCAACGAAGGTGATATCGTTCTTGCCAACACGGCAAAAGGTATCGTTCTGGGCTTCAACGTTCGTCCGGATCTGGGTGCGCAGGCGAAAGCAAAACAAATGGGCGTGGACGTTCGTACGTACTCTATCGTTTACGAACTGATCGACCAGATGAAAGCGGCCATGGGTGGTCTGTTGTCTCCGGACATCGTGGAAGAAGTCCTGGGTCGTGCAGAAGTGCGTAACGTGTTCACTGTTCCTAAAGTTGGTACGATTGCAGGTTGCTTCGTTATCGATGGTAAAGTTCAGCGTAACGCGAGCATCCGTTTGCTGCGTGAAAATAAAATTGTATACGAAGGCAAAATTGCCTCCCTTAAACGCTTCAAGGACGACGCCAAAGAAGTGGCTTCCGGCTATGAGTGCGGTATCGGTATCGAGAACTACAACGACGTTAAAGTGGGCGACCAGATGGAAGCCTTCGTTAAAAAAGAAGTGGCTCGCGAGCTAGAGGGCGGAGCGAACTAA
- the truB gene encoding tRNA pseudouridine(55) synthase TruB, which translates to MTNKNQFNGLLLVDKPSGISSHDVVARLRRILSTRAVGHSGTLDPMASGLMACLVNEGTKLSQYILEGDKGYRLRAQFGLRTDTLDTTGETLETSSTDHLTRELILSEALKLQGEMEVEVPIYSAIKVQGKKLYEYARGEQEVAIPKKVMKFWDIEPVEIGPDWAEFDIKCSKGSYIRTWIDLLGKALGCGAAMSGLRRTWSSPYKIDQAQTLEQIEATVKGGILSPAFVPMELALPQVKRIRIKGQDKVLLGNGQISHDLRSQLISAFNPDVDQYIQVLAQEGGELLAVIGLEPGRGFVLRRVFKYS; encoded by the coding sequence ATGACGAATAAAAATCAATTCAATGGTCTGCTGCTGGTGGATAAGCCTTCAGGGATCTCCAGCCATGACGTTGTGGCGCGTTTGCGCCGCATTCTTTCCACGCGTGCCGTGGGGCATTCGGGAACTCTGGATCCGATGGCGTCGGGCCTGATGGCTTGCCTGGTGAACGAGGGCACGAAACTCAGCCAGTACATTCTGGAAGGGGACAAGGGCTACCGTCTGCGCGCGCAGTTCGGGCTTCGCACCGACACCTTGGACACGACCGGTGAAACCCTGGAAACCAGCTCCACCGACCACCTGACCCGTGAACTGATCCTGTCTGAAGCCCTGAAGCTTCAGGGTGAGATGGAAGTTGAAGTGCCTATTTACTCGGCAATCAAGGTTCAGGGTAAAAAGCTTTACGAATACGCCCGGGGCGAGCAGGAAGTGGCCATCCCCAAGAAGGTCATGAAGTTCTGGGATATTGAGCCCGTTGAAATCGGCCCGGATTGGGCTGAGTTTGATATCAAATGCAGCAAGGGCAGCTATATTCGCACCTGGATTGACCTGTTGGGTAAGGCCCTGGGGTGTGGGGCGGCGATGAGCGGCCTGCGCCGGACGTGGTCCTCACCCTATAAAATTGACCAGGCTCAGACCCTGGAGCAGATTGAAGCCACGGTCAAAGGCGGTATTTTAAGCCCGGCCTTTGTTCCCATGGAGCTGGCTTTGCCTCAGGTGAAACGTATTCGAATCAAGGGGCAGGACAAGGTCCTTTTGGGCAATGGCCAGATCAGCCATGACCTTAGATCCCAGCTTATTTCCGCCTTCAACCCCGATGTGGACCAGTATATCCAGGTTCTGGCCCAAGAAGGGGGCGAGCTTTTGGCCGTGATCGGCCTGGAGCCCGGCCGGGGGTTCGTTCTACGCAGGGTATTTAAATACTCTTGA
- the nusA gene encoding transcription termination factor NusA: MAENVFSDLSKVIDQVGKDKGIDKQVVIDAITQGMLVAARKKYGTYREIEAAYNEDTGEVELFEFKEVVPREKYIDEEVEIPLDEAQKLDPNVQLDDSIGIKMEASDLGRIAAQTAKQIIMQKVRDAERNIIFNEFEERKGEIASGIARRVEKGAIVVDLGRTEAYIPPREQIPGEQYKPGDRIQGYLSEVRQTTRGPQIIMSRADERYLMKLFEMEVPEIYDGVVEIMAAAREPGQRAKIAVRSKDNSVDPVGACVGMKGSRVQNIVQELRGEKIDIVPWDEDITRFACNALAPAEISRVFLDDANREMEIVVPDSQLSLAIGKRGQNVRLAAKLTTWKLDIISESSAASRTAESIFNLMLIPGMSETMAQNIFQSGFGSFQAVATAGVDELMTIPGYDDPDKAEKLSNEAKALVAKYESEGVPVPTAPSVAKDKGSNVSAKEQADLLLKQELKKLEAEEE, from the coding sequence ATGGCTGAAAATGTGTTTTCAGATCTTTCCAAGGTGATTGATCAAGTCGGAAAAGACAAAGGTATCGACAAACAGGTTGTTATCGATGCAATCACTCAGGGCATGCTGGTAGCGGCACGTAAAAAATACGGAACCTACCGCGAGATCGAAGCAGCTTACAACGAAGACACCGGCGAAGTTGAACTGTTTGAGTTCAAGGAAGTCGTTCCTCGTGAAAAGTACATCGACGAAGAAGTTGAGATTCCTCTTGATGAAGCGCAAAAGCTGGATCCAAACGTTCAGTTGGATGACTCCATCGGTATCAAAATGGAAGCTTCCGACCTGGGCCGTATTGCCGCTCAGACTGCGAAACAGATCATCATGCAGAAAGTGCGTGATGCTGAACGCAACATCATCTTCAACGAATTTGAAGAGCGCAAAGGTGAGATCGCTTCCGGTATCGCACGTCGTGTTGAAAAAGGCGCGATCGTTGTCGATTTGGGCCGCACTGAGGCTTACATCCCGCCTCGTGAACAGATCCCGGGCGAACAATACAAGCCAGGCGACCGCATTCAGGGTTACCTTTCTGAAGTTCGTCAGACGACACGTGGTCCTCAGATCATCATGTCCCGCGCTGATGAACGTTATTTGATGAAACTTTTCGAAATGGAAGTTCCAGAGATCTACGACGGTGTTGTTGAGATCATGGCTGCCGCTCGTGAACCAGGACAGCGCGCGAAAATCGCGGTTCGTTCCAAAGACAACTCCGTGGACCCGGTAGGGGCTTGCGTGGGTATGAAGGGTTCCCGTGTTCAGAATATCGTTCAGGAACTTCGTGGCGAGAAAATCGACATCGTTCCTTGGGACGAGGATATCACTCGTTTCGCGTGCAACGCTTTGGCGCCTGCGGAAATCTCCCGCGTGTTCCTTGATGATGCGAACCGCGAAATGGAAATCGTTGTTCCGGACTCTCAATTGTCTTTGGCTATCGGTAAACGCGGTCAAAACGTGCGTCTGGCAGCGAAACTGACGACTTGGAAACTGGATATCATTTCTGAATCTTCAGCGGCTTCCCGTACTGCGGAATCCATCTTCAATCTGATGTTGATCCCGGGTATGAGTGAAACCATGGCTCAGAACATCTTCCAGTCCGGCTTCGGTTCCTTCCAGGCTGTGGCGACGGCAGGTGTTGATGAGTTGATGACCATCCCTGGTTACGACGATCCAGACAAGGCAGAAAAGCTTTCCAACGAAGCCAAAGCCCTGGTGGCGAAGTATGAATCTGAAGGTGTGCCGGTTCCAACCGCTCCTTCAGTTGCCAAGGACAAAGGTTCCAACGTGTCTGCGAAAGAGCAGGCTGATCTTCTGTTGAAACAAGAGTTGAAAAAACTCGAAGCGGAAGAAGAGTAG